The DNA window actaataatatggtaataccatagtagcatcacatgacaaaacaaaaacaaaacaaaaatggtcagtgtccatggtcccaggtttcagaaactaaggcagatgtccatttatacacaccaaatgatgatatgtgaatgtttgaacattccttctctgtgtacctgtgcctctcttccctttaccgtacattaaagagataatcaatggctacactctcattttgtactctaccagtgcatttgaagcagcagctgtgtcttttgtagataatgtataagtacatcccgttgcagttacaggttccactaccagaagcacatcctgatgatccatgacaagtctatctggtctgaagggaaaagtgaaggatggagagtagtagcatacaaatggatggattgtggcctgcactggttgttccagtgaaatgattgaatagcatcttgaattacaaaactatagttttaaaaacgttccttgttcaagggagtcagtcaaggataatgtcaagaacatccattgccagtttgccacaacagagatgtaccatcatgaagctgagaacctgttgaaaaggtttgaatctgcaagaactattccaggtactcaaaaactacacagcttctgcccattgtcaatggacacagtggaagttaggccattttcagcattcagagaaggcagagttgaaagggtgagctcagtaaaggaatgtgttacattttcaagcatcaaagggtatattgtagctgtatatgatggcaactggtggctagcatgtgctgaggaatgtatgccgagcactggagaggtgaaactgaacttcctgcatcctcatgggccatctccatccttcacttttcccttcagaccagatagacttgtcatggatcatcaggatgtgcttctggtagtggaacctgtaactgcaacgggacgtacttatacattatctacaaaagacacagctgctgcttcaaatgcactggtagagtacaaaaggagagtgtagccattgattatctctttaaagtacggtaaaggaagatggcacaggtacacagagaaggaatgttcaaacattcacatatcatcatttggtgtgtataaatggacatctgccttagtttctgaaacctgggaccatggacactgaccatttttgttttgttttgtcatgtgatgctactatggtattaccatattattagtaagtggtctgtatgatgccatatttgtgagtcaacatctctctgaaatgaataacaaaccgaacaccagcattttaggtgctgctcatgacattgccggctacgtttggacaaggaactggccattttaaaatatgagttttttagatattcaattttaaatttttcaatttatcataattcatattctgagagtagttgtattccaaggtgactgtgtaatatgtagagccagaaaagagctttcaaacaacaccacaggcatctttttgtgactaacactgactgatatattcaaggctgaatgtatagtgtcctaccctcacatgtgaacctttcctagtctgtttctcccttaatattagtgtcagattcaaaccaatgcagttctggggtgctatctttgcttactgaaaaggcacaccaagtatgattgaaatccgggtcggtcgggtcccaaagtgtctgatttcacgtgaaatgaccctatgttagaaaattttaaaatgtaaacaaaatctgccatcTCTCATTAGTATAGcgcagatctcggaaagggctgagccgggtagcgtgagcaatacaacagcatactgaaattggcagaactggtcctttaagtaggATCAGTAGAGAAAGGGGAGTAGAGATGCCCCTAAGGGAAAAGAACACAAACcttctggggctctgaccactagaTTAAAGAGCCAGGTTTATTAGTGTGACAGTCAGAGGAGCACTTCCACAACACCCCTTTACACAACCCTTTTGGTCAAGTTCATAGTGAAAAGAAATCACCTTTTTCTTTACTTTCCAGGTCAACTAATTGCACAGTGCTTCTACCAAAACACTCTTTTGTCAGGACCATATTAATAGTAGCAGCATCCTGTCACCACTGCACGGTGTGCCTATGCCAGTGTATAGACTATGGCTGAAAACACAAACATTGATATTTTGTCTTTTGAAACTGTGGTCCTAGTTATTTGTGGCTCACTAGTACATCCATCCAGAACGGAATTTGCATAAACCCACACATATAAATCATAGTACGCACCAAGTTTAGTGCCTCCCTGAGCCTGACCTTCCAGTGTTGTGCATAAGTGAGCTACTCTCTTGGCGCGTTCAGACCAACAGATAACCGTGCCAAGTGCCCGTTCCTACACCTAATCTCGAACCGGCCggcgtgttcacaccacagatagTAGCGTTCacaaaccagaaagttggttcacaatgcaaaCTGAAAAATACTTGGTTTTCCTCCGCAAACTGTCACGACtacatggacgtcagcaggttcatccggataACACACAGTCACTTGTGGTCAAGTTCAGAGTCCGGTATGAACGCGGGTGGTTAGCAGGTCAGCATTTTAGGGCCGAACATAACTGGTGTGGGCATAGGCACCGGCAGCAgtaccgttctggtcggcctgaaaacggTATCTGTGGGGCACAGGGCTGTGTGCCAGAGCTGACGGCAGTAGACTAGCCAATGGGTGGCAGCAGAGAGCTGCTTCTAGGGTGCAGAGATCAGTGGAGTTCTTGGCTGGACTGTAGCAGGGCTATTTTTATACCACCCTTGAAGGCATTCATGCCAACATCAAGTCATCCACCAGATGGAGCCTTTTCAAGAATTATAAATGGGTGTAGCTTTTCAGCAACAGATTATATGAGATTGCCGTGGGATTGCCTGCATTGGATAATTGTTCCATTTCAAAATGTAGAGACTTCAGAGGAAAGAGGCCAGAGGCATTTAGGAAGATGGTCTTAAGATCACaggttgcgggttcaaatcccacctttatcTCTGCCTACAGCTCgatccttggctgaagtgccattgagcaaggcacctaaccccacattgctccagggactgtaactcaTTCCCTgcaaataaatgtaagtcgctctggataaaataatcagctaaatgtaatgtagtgtcagAAAATGTAGTGGAATTTCACAGAAACTGATTTTAAATGACAGAATGTGAATATGCAGATTCACTCCACAACACTCAAAGTTCCCATCAAGATCTCGCACATGCACAGGGTTTGTTTGTTCCCTGCAGGGTCACTTCTATTTTGTTTCAACACTTTTGCTTTTGTTCTGGTTTCCTGTGGTACACTGGTGAATTAGTTTGTTTACAGCCTTGTTGcaactgtggggggggggggggggggggggggggggggggcaaggaggGCATGTGCCCTGGGGCCCGGGGACCTCCCATATTGGTAGTAGGGGCCCTATCTTGACCATGGAAAGTAAGAGGACCCGAACAGTGCTTtacccaggggccctgtgtgccattgttccgccactgcgtaGCAAAAGGCATTGTTTGCATCCGGCATGGTCATTAGTGAGCTGCACAGGCTTGTTTGTTTATACTAAAGGCCTTGATGTGGCCACACTAGCAGCAGCACGGGTCTCAAGTCTTGTTTGCACGAGCGAGGTCATTTGTTTACGGTCTCCACCTCCATGTCACGGTGACAGTGGCCTTGTTCTAGTGATGTAAACCGAAGCAGCTGCATTCTGTCAGTCAGAAACGCTTTGTGGGCACTATGCAATTACAATGCAATGAGTTCAGCACAGAATTAATTCTCGACCGCATGCGGCTGCATTTGTTCTAAGACTAGAATGAGGACAGTGTTGTTTCCTCATTCCTCATTTTTTGTGCCCTGTCTCGGtaccagcagggcttgacattggcacatgCCAACCGGcgaaatgctggtaaaacttggctgtggctagtagtagGGCTGTACAATACAGtgaatttatatcgtgatatcaatattgctgtcaaacaatatcaaacttCATTATACTTGAAGCgatattttagtttttttgtgtaTACTGCCAAAGGTAGGTTACACTAAGTGCAATACTTTCCCCTCCTTGAgccacactcatgcagaacaccattgTCTGTTTCtttatggccctccactcacactgctgaagggagggaagattgtgtttgtatttggccatcacaaaaaataagtttgggcacccctgctgtaatgtaatgtaattcatctcctctctctcttctcttgtagTTTCCTGTCGAGTGGGGGCGTGGGCTACATGGCCGTGTGTTCCTGTGAGCTTCCTGTGGCGTTAGCTTTCTGCTTCCTGCAAGACGTGCGTTGGGAGTTCTCCACCCGCTACCCCGACGCTACTGTTGCCATAGCAACCAGGCCATACCCCTTCCTGGAGTTCGGTAAGTTTGGGACAATGTGGAGACCAGGCTCACTCATGGGTTTTGTCAACACTTTGCTataataaacgtgtgtgtgtgtgcgtgtgcgtgagcgtgtgcagaCAGCAGCATCCAGAAGTTGAAACAGCACTACAATAAGAGCGGGTGTCCCTCTATGGGGGTGACACTTGCGGAGGTGACGGATGAGCTACGCAGCAGTCCCCCACACACCATCACCCTCGACGACCTACAGTCTAGCAACGGGGCAGCCAATGGCCATGCAGAACAAGCAGCCGCCACCGGTGAGACCACACACTTTACTAAAGACACGCTTGGACTGAGACATTTTGTTGCGTGTTTTTGTTATTGTAGAAATGGGTGTCACAATGAAGATTTAAACATTATGATATTACCACTACTGTTATGCTTTTTGAACAAGGATGCATTGCTCTGCGTTTACAAAATTATGTTATTGAGTTACTGCTGTTACTAACAATTAGCATATCCAATACCACAATAATATTTAAGTACTTTTATCATTACTGCTTCTATGATGAATAACcatccaaatgtgtgtgttttttgtttgtttgtttactttttgctttCCTTTTTGTTGACTTTGGCATATGACCTTCATTGAAGTTAATAGATACACAATACAAggcaagtatgtgtgtgcagagtgagagtagagagtagtgtagtatagtgtagtgtaatgtagagtagagtaactgccAAGTGCCCAAAAATATTTTTGTCTGGCGAGTTGGTCTAGCCTTGTTCATTGTAggatcacaacaacaacacacagaggcacaaactCCTGTCCACCtgtaagtaggggtgggcgatatgacgatattaaatcgtgaatcgtgatattgagtaaaagatcgtctcgaatctgccaaagtggagaaatcgtatagatcgtcttgcagtgaggatgtttattatcagcatcagagtgacgttttctcacttgtgttgttgtcttcactttattctttacattattgtattccaattgtacactttatgagagtatcatcagtgtgttaacattttattgactgcaaattacaaatttcaagtatatgaaagttgttttttgttgtttttattttttggatggaagatcgtgataaaaaatcgaaatcgagatttcatgttaaaaaatcgtgatacaacatttttgccatatcgcccacccctacctgtAACAACGCAATATTTCTTTCACCCTTTGTTTGGGTCAGGCTTTGGCAGGACGGTGGAGAGGAGACTGCAAAATGCGGTTGTTTGATTGGTCAGCCAATTCAAACCACAATTCGTCCGACAGCGGTTTGGTCCCACCCACAGCCTTCAGCGTCTGAAGCGAGCATGTCCAGACTGAAGTTTTGACATTTAGTCTGGCTAGTGTACTatactaattgtgtgtgtgtgtgtgtgtgtgtgtgtgtgtgtgtgtgtgtgtgtgtgtgtgtgtgtgtgtgtgtgtgtgtgtgtgtgtgtgtgtgtgtgttataggtcCTAGTCAACGTTTGGAGCCAGTGTCCGCTCCTGGTATTCTCTCCCTGGTCCTCAACATCATGTGTGCAGCCCTCAACCTCATAAGGGGAGTACACCTTATGGAGTACAcattacaggtaacacacacagacacacacacacacacacacacacacacacacacacacacacacacacacacgctaatccattttatttgcggatgaaaaaaaatctcaatttAAGTCAACACTAATTGGCGTGGAATATGGAATCACTCGCCGTAGTATTGGAAAACGTTTACAATATATCTGTATCCATGTGATGCCTGGTTTTGTCTGATCTTGAGGCTGTTTTTGTTGTGTCTGCAGGATGACTATGATGGCATTTGGAATGTAGTGGCCTTCCTGGTGGCCTTCCTCTGCTGCGTATGCCAGGTAATCTCCACATACTAACCCTACACAATTACACTTcaatcttaaaggaacagtccacctcatttcaggaaattgcacATATGTAGTTAAGTCCTGGTAAAATTAGAAAACGCATGGGATTTTTCTTCCCTGTTTTTGCATTGCCTAGATgaactgtttggctatattaagcgtagaaatggaaatctatggaactaaacaaaacatcatcaaatttaCTTTAAAACCTTTTTAagattaatgtaaaattcaccatagTGCAAAACTGCTATTTAATTttcgtccagtgatcacttgtggtttGATGCTAATGGTTATTTCCACTTCCATTGATTACGCAAATCATTCTAATACTAATAAGTCTAAATAatgaacacactgagaagaaactTATACGAACATTCATGtttaatacttggaaatactgcaaatatcaGAAAATAAAAAAGGATGGACTGTTACTTTAAAAAACCCTTTCACCAGTTACTGGAAGTAAATTAAGAtcttaaaggtgccctattatgctatttagaataactttcattgttaatattttgctttactgtggttagtggagttaattttgaatgatcacttgttttcatgtccattattttttatcattgtgtacatgcaccctacgccgcctgtttgaaacgcgtggaagtgcagaatgttagacccttcaacattctgaaatctcgacgcagcatggagcgtttcatcaagcattctattactaatattacgtcagcagcacagctgtttttgacctggaatccaaccctgtagcctatgtctaaagttgacagccaaatagttcacccaatgtccacaattaatctgaaaaggacgcatcataagtcccacgttgttatttgggcaccttgctgtgtcatttgctgaaacccagtccctatccaatgcgagtcttccgtgcatgggcttcagtttgatttcaaaatcgcttgggacaattaggctgccattaatctgagaaagggttgaaagtgctgggtacaggctattgcttccgatttgaggtttcatgaaataatacgcatattgcatctgatgcgtaataacgcgattgtgaccatatttataaaaaaaaaaaacaaaacaaaaaactaatagccatctgcactgtcttgtttatttctgatatcctgcgctgaagaatctttatctcaaacattattaacgcaacagtaggggcctgattggttaacccgctgtctagccttgcatactgcagccctaaagttgaagttatcagccaagtttactgctcgcaaacagacaagtgtcgtgctggtctaggtgggagaagtctagatctgctgttgacaggtggaaatttgaagacacaaagaatgttctgggattgaaatctgatcacattcccttgttaatgacaagttaaccttcacaaaataggatatccaataagctaatcatctgcaattgctgtacacagttcaaaggataggcctatttattcagcgaagttgtgaacattgtcttcgctcccgcggcagcccccatctggctgtcaaagacgcagtccgaaattgaaagagtgcgcccagtaagacaagggcacgacttgtcggactcaaacctatcaattcaacgtctgtcagtgatatcgtgacaccctatttgtgatatgaactccgtgttcaaattcgtcctgtggtctatttgcaagccagactgaataggctactgagcgcacgcgttgttggcttttaaaaatgagttcctgtttgctcgttgtctgtaggcctaatgcacaatggtgatacgctatgcttcataaaaatacatttcaaggtattttcaggtgcatggtgtCGTGTTCTGTGAAATAACTCAACGTGAGTCTTGACTGTAGGACTGCCATCTTTAATCTGTCTCGCTCACGTTCCACACTTTCATATATAGCCCTCCAATAAACAGGCAACAGCTCCCCCCAACTGGCAAGGATAATATTGCAACATAAACACAACACCACATCTCCCTTTCCTAGAACTAGAGATCAGAGGGTGGACTGCCTCAGTCTCAGCAGACCTTGGGGTTTATTCTGCCCCAGTGGTTGGCAGGTCTGTTCCTAAGATTTAcaaatgaaaacaacaacaatgaaagGGATATCAGGTAACCTGGAACTCTTAAGTAACTGCAACTTATCCCATACACTCAGTAATAACATCACCCCCGCCCCCAGTTCACAAGTCCATTCTGTTTGGTTTAACAATGGTCCTCCCAGATCTGGTTCTGAGAGAGGGGGTCCCTGCTGCTGCAGCCGGAGGTGTCACGGCAGGTGACAAAGGCGGCGGTTCAGCAGGCGACTCAAGGGTTGTCAGCTGTGCTGGGGCCCCAGCATTCTGCTCAGGTGTTTGGAGAGGTATCAGATGCTGACGATTTCTCCGGACTACCCCCTGCGGTAGATCTACCATGTATGACCTGGGAGTGGAGTGCTTTTCGATCACAGTTCCTGGCACCTTTTCATTTGTCACCCATACCTTGTCGCCTGGCGACAGGTTTGAGAGCACTCGTGTACGGTGACGCTTGTTGTAGTTGTCTGCAGTTGaaatcctcctctctttttccaacTGTGAGAAACTGGCACTGTCTGGGAGTATGGGGTCAAATTGTGCAGGATGGGACGGCAGAGTGGTACGAAGACGCCGGCCCATGagcagctgggctgggctgtaccCGCACTGGAGTGGTGTGGCCCTATAGGCAAGTAGAGCCAGGTAGGGGTCCTCTGCCTTTTTCAGCAGATTTTTCACTGTTTGGACCGCCCGCTCCGCTTCCCCGTTGCTCTGTGGGAATGCAGGGCTGCTGGTCACATGCTTGAAGCCATACGAATCAGCGAAAGAAGAGAAGGCCTGTCCCGAAAATTGCGGCCCATTATCTGACATCAGCGTCTCCGGGATGCCGTGGCGGGCAAACATGGACTTCAGGTGAGTGATGACATCGGTGGACCTGGTGTGGCACAATGCAGCAATTTCGACGAATCTGGAAAGGTAGTCGACAACCAGCAGGTAAGTTTTCCCTTCCAACACGAATAAGTCTGCCCCCAACTTTTGCCATGGACGCTGAGGACATTCAGTTGGTTTGAGCGGCTCTTTGGGGTTGCGTCGTTCTTTTATGCAGGTCCTGCACCGGAGCACCATGTCATTTATTTGTTGACTGAGTCCCGGCCACCACACGGACTCCCGAGCACGTGCCTTGCATTTCACTATCCCGAGGTGGCCCTCATGTAGCTTTGAAAGTACCTCATTCCGCAGTGCAGATGGGATGACCAGTCGCATTCCTTTGAGTAGAAGGCCGTCATTGACGGTCAACGTTGCACGCTCGGGCCAGTAATTCGTTAACACCGGCTCCTGTTTGGTATGGCCCGGCCAGCCTTCAGCACACAAAGTCATTACGCGTGAGCAAACATTGTCAGCTTTCAATTGCTCTTTTAAGGTCTCCAGGTAGGAAGCGCTGACAGGTAAGTGGTCCATGATTGAATCCACATAGATGTTTGTGCTTTCCATGAACTCTGTATCTTCAGAGGATATGCGCGCTGTCACCGGTGAGCGTGACAGTGTGTCAGCTGTCCAAAGTGTTTTCCCCGGGGCATACACAATGGAATACGTGTAGCGCATCAGCCTCATCCTGAAGCGCTGGATTCTTGGAGGCAGAAGATCTAGCGCTTGGGCCCCCAGGAGGCTCAGGAGGGGTTTGTGGTCGGTCTCCAGGCAGAATTGGATCCCGATAAGGAACTGCTTGAATCGCTCACATGCCCAAGTGAGGCCAAGCGCCTCCTTCTCGACTTGTGCATACCGCTGTTCGGTCTGGGTAAGTGAGCGCGATGCGTATGCCACTGGCCTCCATGCGTCCCCCCATTTTTGAAGAAGAACGCCTCCCAGCCCATAGGACGACGCGTCAGCAGAGACCTTGGTCTCTCTGTTGGGGTCATACGTGGCCAACactggaggagaagacaggacttTTTTTAACTCCTTAAATGCCATGTCCTGGGCCACATCCCAAACCCAGGCATTTTTCTTTGACAGCAGGTCACGCAGTGGTTTATCCTTGTCTGACAGCTGAGGAATGAATCTGCCTAACTGATTTACCATTCCAAGAAAGCTTCGTACCTCTGAGACATTCGTGGGCACTTTCATCTCTGTGATGGCCTCGGTTTTCATTGGGTCAGGATGTAAACCCTCCACTGAGATGACGTGGCCTAAGAAGACGACTTTTCCCTTCGAGAGATCGCACTTATCTGTATTGAGGGTAATGCCGGCATCCTCCAGCCTTTGTAAGACAGCATGCAGCCTGAGGTCATGTTGCTCCTGATTTTGCCCCCACACAAGAAGGTCGTCAACATGGCAAATCACTCCTTCCAGTCCCTCAATGACCTCCGCCATCCTGCATTGAAAATGTTCTGTAGCTGAGGCAATGCCAAAGGGAAGGCGGTTAAAGTGGAACCGGCCAAAAGGGGTGATAAATGTGGTGTACTTTGCCGATGCCTCTGTGAGGGGAATCTGCCAAAAACCCATATTGGCATCCAATTTGCTGAATACTTTAGCTCCGGCAAGTTGACCCAGGCTCTGCTCTACCGATGGCAATATGTATTTCTCCCGGCATACATACTGATTGAGGCCAGTCAAATCCACACACAGCCTGACCTTGTTGTCCTTTTTGGGAACGACGACCAGTCCGGCACACCAGTCGGTTGGCTCCTCCACACGGCTGATGACACCCAGGTCTTCCATGCGATGGAGCTCTGCTCTAACCTTGTCCAGCAACGGCAGAGGAATCCTCCGTGGCGCTTTCAGGGACACTGGAACTGCTCCAGGTTTCAGCTTGATTGTGTATGGCTGCTGGATCATACCTAGGCCGCTGCATAGTTTGGGGTAAGCAGATTTTAGTGTGTCCATGTCTATGCTGTCGACACGGTGCAGCAGGCCAAGGGCTTTAATGGCTGGTAGCCCAAGCAGTGGTCTACCTAAGTTTTTGACCACATACACATTCTCAAGAGCACTCTTATCTCCAATAGTCAATTGCAGTCTGGCGAACCCTGCCACATCCAATGGGACCTGTCCCGGCCCATACAAGGGCTTCCTTGGCTTTTGGAGTGCTGGTTGCTCTGCATTTGAAAAGATGTTGCGGAAGTCTGACTGTGAGACAACTGTTACATCAGCTCCAGTATCAAGCTTAAAGGTAAGTGATTTTTCCTGTATGCCTATGTCAACCGTCCATGCATCAGAGTCATTAGTCACAGCACCAAGGAAgaagttctcctcctcctcctctatgccATGCACAGCCCTGCCTGCTCGACACACACGCTGAAAGTGGCCCATCTTCCCACATCCATGGCACTCTGCATTGTTTGCTGGGCATTCATGTTTAGCATGCAGTGCACCTCCACATTTGTAACAGTTGGACCCTTTTGTAATTTTATGTTGACTGTCCTGTGACTTGAGCCCATACATTTTTGACTGATTGAATTTACTTTTATTTCTCTGTGGCCTCCCCTGACGCAATGCATCTACAGAGGTAGCATCCATTTGCTTTGTGCCCACATCATTTCTCAATAAAGCTTGCTGCTTTTTCACTTCCTCTGATTGTCTAGCCACATCAATGGCTTTCTCAAGGGTTAAATCTTCTTTCATTTGCAAGCGCTCAGACAGCTTTAAGTCTGCCAATCCAACGACTATTCTGTCTCGGACGAGTTCGTCATGCAAAGTCCCATAGTTGCAGTGCTCTGCTAGCCCGTACAGAGCAGTGACGAACGTCTCAACACTCTCGTTCGGTTCTTGTTTCCGGGAATTAAATCTTGCACGC is part of the Engraulis encrasicolus isolate BLACKSEA-1 chromosome 9, IST_EnEncr_1.0, whole genome shotgun sequence genome and encodes:
- the sec22c gene encoding vesicle-trafficking protein SEC22c; the protein is MALILFSFVVRVRDGLPLSASTDFQHSAELQQRKQQLRLLSKQLHRYPERGTLHGEELHIYFLSSGGVGYMAVCSCELPVALAFCFLQDVRWEFSTRYPDATVAIATRPYPFLEFDSSIQKLKQHYNKSGCPSMGVTLAEVTDELRSSPPHTITLDDLQSSNGAANGHAEQAAATGPSQRLEPVSAPGILSLVLNIMCAALNLIRGVHLMEYTLQDDYDGIWNVVAFLVAFLCCVCQCQLYLFHCCYRRLKASVLLCIVVICNLFLFGLRNQWQLSFHVGVAILSTALTVTRRLQDRTNDCGV